The following are encoded in a window of Arthrobacter antioxidans genomic DNA:
- a CDS encoding DUF1540 domain-containing protein has protein sequence MSTQVAECSVASCSFNDHSHCNAAAITVGGEEDHAACATFIDIGVHGGLPKVLAGVGACQRTECTHNDHLMCNAPEVRVGPGPDNADCLTYTHR, from the coding sequence ATGAGCACACAAGTTGCAGAATGCAGTGTCGCCAGTTGTTCCTTCAACGACCATTCCCATTGCAACGCAGCCGCCATCACAGTAGGCGGAGAAGAGGACCACGCAGCGTGCGCCACCTTCATCGACATCGGTGTCCACGGCGGCCTGCCCAAGGTCCTGGCCGGCGTCGGAGCGTGCCAGCGCACCGAATGCACCCACAACGATCATCTGATGTGCAACGCGCCCGAAGTCCGCGTTGGCCCAGGACCCGACAACGCTGACTGCCTCACCTACACCCACCGGTAG
- a CDS encoding CPBP family intramembrane glutamic endopeptidase, which yields MTAESSSSTAPSAADGPAGPPASRRHITAELLIVFGLSLGQSGVYAVVSLADKLTRGPLAGQTTTLNPVLNEREYFDLAYQLLDILFALMPVALVLFLLSGPGVSAVRRLGLTFEQPLRTVGFGVGLAAIIAVGTLGVYAGGRALGITTALVPAALDDYWWTIPVLVLSALRHAVLEEVIVVGYLFIRLRDLGWSTPAIIITSALIRGSYHLYQGFGPFIGNVLMGLLFAWFYTRTRRVMPLVIAHALIDITGFVGYALLGPALGIGA from the coding sequence ATGACTGCCGAGTCCTCGTCCTCCACCGCGCCCTCCGCAGCGGACGGTCCCGCCGGCCCTCCGGCCTCGCGGCGACACATCACCGCCGAACTGCTGATCGTCTTCGGGCTCTCGCTCGGGCAGTCCGGCGTGTACGCCGTCGTCAGCCTGGCGGACAAGCTCACGCGCGGGCCCCTCGCCGGCCAGACCACCACCCTGAACCCGGTGCTCAACGAGCGCGAGTACTTCGACCTCGCCTACCAGCTCCTGGACATCCTCTTCGCGCTGATGCCCGTGGCGCTCGTCCTGTTCCTGCTCAGCGGCCCCGGCGTCTCGGCCGTCCGGCGCCTGGGCCTCACCTTCGAGCAGCCGCTGCGCACCGTCGGTTTCGGCGTGGGCCTCGCCGCGATCATCGCCGTCGGCACGCTCGGGGTGTACGCGGGAGGCCGCGCGCTCGGCATCACGACGGCGCTCGTGCCGGCCGCGCTCGACGACTACTGGTGGACCATCCCGGTGCTCGTGCTGTCCGCACTCCGGCACGCGGTGCTCGAGGAGGTCATCGTGGTCGGCTACCTGTTCATCCGCCTGCGAGACCTCGGCTGGTCCACCCCCGCGATCATCATCACGAGTGCCCTCATCCGGGGCAGCTACCACCTCTACCAGGGGTTCGGGCCGTTCATCGGGAACGTGCTGATGGGCCTGCTGTTCGCCTGGTTCTACACCCGGACGCGGCGGGTCATGCCGCTCGTGATCGCCCACGCGCTCATCGACATCACGGGGTTCGTCGGCTACGCGCTGCTCGGGCCCGCCCTGGGGATCGGCGCGTGA
- a CDS encoding VOC family protein — protein sequence MRLDHVSYACEPDGLAATADRISAKLGVEPVKGGVHPRFGTRNMIFPLVNGQYLEVVEVLNHPASDKAPFGQAVRARSEAGGGWMGWCVAVDDLAPFEERLGRSAVPGNRKFPDGQELTWQQIGIKGLIADPQVPYLLRWDDGTEDLHPSKARPASVKLECLTIAGSSERVTDWLGTDVEKTLDDVQVQWIAPNGTPGVMSVTFETDSGRVEI from the coding sequence ATGCGCCTGGACCATGTATCTTATGCCTGCGAACCCGATGGACTTGCCGCGACGGCCGATCGAATCTCGGCCAAGCTCGGCGTGGAGCCGGTGAAGGGTGGTGTGCACCCCCGCTTCGGCACGCGCAACATGATTTTCCCCCTGGTCAACGGCCAGTACCTGGAGGTCGTCGAGGTACTGAACCACCCGGCGTCGGACAAGGCCCCGTTCGGCCAGGCCGTCCGCGCCCGCTCCGAAGCCGGCGGCGGCTGGATGGGCTGGTGCGTCGCCGTCGACGATCTGGCACCGTTCGAGGAGCGCCTCGGACGCAGCGCCGTACCCGGCAACCGGAAGTTCCCGGACGGCCAGGAGCTCACGTGGCAGCAGATCGGCATCAAGGGGCTCATCGCGGACCCCCAGGTCCCCTATCTGCTCCGCTGGGACGACGGCACGGAGGACCTCCATCCCTCGAAGGCGCGGCCCGCCTCGGTGAAGCTGGAGTGCCTCACCATCGCCGGCTCGTCGGAGCGTGTGACCGACTGGCTCGGGACGGACGTCGAGAAGACGCTCGACGACGTGCAGGTCCAGTGGATCGCCCCCAACGGGACGCCCGGCGTCATGTCGGTGACGTTCGAGACCGACAGCGGTCGCGTCGAGATCTAG
- a CDS encoding bifunctional o-acetylhomoserine/o-acetylserine sulfhydrylase has translation MSNDWSFETRQIHAGQVPDAVTGARALPIYQTTSFVFPSAESAANRFALTELEPIYTRIGNPTQEVVETRIASLEGGVGALLLASGQAAETFAVLNIAEAGDHIVASPSLYGGTYNLFKHTLKKFGIETTFVEDPDDLGQWRAAVRPNTKLFFGEVVSNPRQDVLDIEGISAVAHEHGIPLIVDNTLSTPYLIRPIEWGADIVVHSATKYLGGHGNAIAGVIVDSGNFDFAQDPERFPGFNTPDESYQGLVYARDLGVGSALGANLAYILKARVQLLRDLGSAVSPFNAFLIAQGLETLSLRVERHVQNAQAVAEWLEGHDGVERVTYAGLASSPWYERGRKYGPNGTGAIVSFDIAGGLEAGKRFVDGLELHSHVANVGDVRSLVIHPASTTHSQLGAEAQLTAGVRPGLVRLSVGLENLTDILADLDAGFRAAKGA, from the coding sequence ATGTCCAACGATTGGTCCTTTGAAACACGCCAGATCCATGCCGGCCAGGTGCCGGATGCCGTCACGGGGGCGCGTGCGCTCCCCATCTACCAGACCACCTCGTTCGTCTTCCCGAGCGCGGAGAGCGCCGCGAACCGGTTCGCCCTGACCGAACTCGAGCCCATCTACACGCGGATCGGCAACCCGACCCAGGAGGTCGTGGAGACCCGCATCGCGAGCCTAGAAGGCGGCGTCGGCGCCCTGCTGCTGGCCTCCGGCCAGGCCGCGGAGACCTTCGCGGTCCTGAACATCGCGGAGGCGGGGGACCACATCGTGGCCAGCCCCAGCCTCTACGGCGGCACCTACAACCTGTTCAAGCACACCCTGAAGAAGTTCGGGATCGAGACCACGTTCGTCGAGGACCCCGACGACCTCGGGCAGTGGCGCGCGGCGGTCCGCCCGAACACCAAGCTCTTCTTCGGCGAGGTGGTCTCCAACCCGCGGCAGGACGTCCTCGACATCGAGGGCATCAGCGCCGTCGCGCACGAGCACGGCATCCCCCTGATCGTCGACAACACGCTGTCCACGCCGTACCTGATCCGGCCCATCGAATGGGGTGCGGACATCGTGGTGCACTCGGCCACCAAGTACCTCGGCGGCCACGGCAACGCCATCGCCGGGGTCATCGTGGACTCGGGAAACTTCGACTTCGCGCAGGACCCCGAACGGTTCCCCGGGTTCAACACGCCGGACGAGAGCTACCAGGGGCTCGTCTACGCCCGGGATCTCGGGGTGGGCAGCGCGCTCGGCGCGAACCTCGCCTACATCCTCAAGGCCCGCGTCCAGCTGCTCCGCGACCTCGGGTCGGCCGTCTCCCCGTTCAACGCCTTCCTCATCGCGCAGGGACTCGAGACCCTCAGCCTGCGCGTCGAACGCCACGTGCAGAACGCACAGGCCGTCGCCGAGTGGCTGGAGGGGCACGACGGCGTCGAGCGTGTCACCTACGCGGGCCTGGCCTCGAGTCCCTGGTACGAGCGCGGGAGGAAGTACGGGCCCAACGGCACGGGGGCGATCGTGAGCTTCGACATCGCCGGAGGGCTGGAGGCGGGGAAGCGCTTCGTCGACGGCCTCGAACTGCACTCGCACGTCGCGAACGTGGGCGACGTGCGCTCGCTGGTCATCCACCCCGCGTCGACGACGCACAGCCAGCTCGGGGCGGAGGCCCAGCTCACCGCGGGCGTGCGACCCGGCCTGGTGCGGCTGTCCGTCGGCCTCGAGAACCTCACCGACATCCTCGCCGATCTGGATGCGGGCTTCCGCGCCGCCAAGGGAGCCTGA
- the metX gene encoding homoserine O-acetyltransferase MetX — MTTYPPAPLPDWTHDAPPHGDGLLRFASIGPLVLETGGELPDVQLAFETWGRLNRDGSNAVLVQHALTGSSHVARGASEEEGWWDSLVGPGRTVDTDRYFVVSVNMLGGCYGSTGPSSLAPDGEPWGARFPFVTIRDAVRAESLLADQLGIGRWHSVLGGSMGGARALEWALMFPRRVERCAVIACTAASSAEQIAFAQAQLQAIRLDPAYRGGDYYDGPHPEAGLGIARRIAHITYRAEQELEARFGRAEQDAEQPLGAVLPADRGRYRVESYLDHQADKLVDRFDANSYVILTEALMSHDAARDRGSLGDVLGAATSEFFIAAVDTDRLYFPWQSHRLAAGLPGDVPVHMISSPMGHDAFLTQIHQLDDQLRSAFYGR, encoded by the coding sequence GTGACCACCTACCCTCCTGCTCCGCTGCCCGACTGGACCCACGACGCACCGCCCCACGGGGACGGGCTGCTCCGTTTCGCGTCGATCGGTCCGCTGGTCCTCGAGACCGGGGGTGAGCTGCCCGACGTCCAGCTCGCGTTCGAGACCTGGGGCAGGCTGAACCGGGACGGCTCCAACGCCGTCCTCGTGCAGCACGCCCTGACCGGCAGTTCGCACGTGGCGCGCGGCGCCTCGGAGGAGGAGGGCTGGTGGGACTCCCTCGTGGGCCCCGGCCGCACGGTGGACACCGACCGCTACTTCGTGGTGTCCGTCAACATGCTGGGAGGCTGCTACGGCTCGACGGGGCCGTCCAGCCTCGCACCCGACGGCGAGCCGTGGGGTGCACGGTTCCCGTTCGTCACCATCCGCGACGCCGTCCGCGCGGAGAGCCTGCTCGCCGACCAGCTCGGGATCGGCCGCTGGCACTCCGTGCTCGGCGGGTCGATGGGCGGCGCCCGGGCCCTCGAATGGGCACTGATGTTCCCTCGGCGCGTGGAGCGGTGCGCCGTCATCGCCTGCACTGCCGCCAGCTCGGCCGAACAGATAGCGTTCGCCCAGGCGCAGTTGCAGGCCATCCGGCTCGACCCCGCCTACCGCGGCGGCGACTACTACGACGGCCCGCATCCGGAGGCGGGCCTCGGCATCGCCCGGCGGATCGCGCACATCACCTATCGCGCGGAGCAGGAACTGGAAGCACGCTTCGGTCGTGCGGAGCAGGACGCCGAGCAGCCCCTCGGGGCCGTCCTGCCCGCCGACCGGGGCCGCTACCGGGTGGAGAGCTACCTCGACCACCAGGCGGACAAGCTCGTGGACCGCTTCGACGCCAACAGCTACGTGATCCTCACCGAGGCGCTCATGAGCCACGACGCGGCGCGCGACCGCGGGAGCCTCGGGGACGTGCTGGGGGCGGCGACGTCGGAGTTCTTCATCGCCGCAGTGGACACCGACCGGCTGTACTTCCCCTGGCAGTCGCATCGGCTCGCGGCCGGCCTGCCCGGCGACGTCCCCGTCCACATGATCTCCTCGCCGATGGGCCACGACGCCTTCCTCACCCAGATCCACCAGCTCGACGACCAGCTCCGATCGGCGTTCTACGGCCGGTAG
- a CDS encoding SGNH/GDSL hydrolase family protein, with protein MIDPDLHSDPHPWHRYVALGDSFTEGIGDPNPESIGGNRGWADRTAEELARGQADFAYANLAVRGRLLQQIIDQQVEAGLALRPDLVTISAGGNDLLRRAGDPDLLAEKLDPVVGTLGASGATVVLVTGPDVRETVLGSVRSKTAIYNENLRTIAARHEAVIADLWALRQLTNPQMWSADRLHFSPLGHHTIAAMVLDTLAVRHTLLPLQPKDLPARSWRAARSEDLVWAREHLMPWVLRRLRHQSSGDGVIAKRPEPGPIFGPGMPPGAAD; from the coding sequence ATGATCGACCCCGACCTCCACTCCGACCCGCACCCGTGGCACCGGTACGTGGCGCTGGGAGATTCCTTCACCGAGGGCATCGGCGACCCCAACCCGGAGAGTATCGGCGGCAACCGCGGCTGGGCGGACAGGACGGCTGAGGAGCTGGCGCGCGGCCAGGCGGACTTCGCCTACGCGAACCTCGCGGTGCGGGGGCGCCTGCTGCAGCAGATCATCGACCAGCAGGTGGAGGCAGGCCTGGCTCTCCGCCCGGACCTCGTCACCATCTCGGCCGGCGGCAACGACCTCCTGCGCCGCGCCGGCGATCCCGACCTGCTCGCCGAGAAGCTCGACCCGGTGGTCGGGACGCTGGGCGCTTCGGGCGCGACGGTCGTCCTGGTCACGGGCCCCGACGTCCGCGAGACGGTCCTCGGGAGCGTGCGGTCGAAGACCGCCATCTACAACGAGAACCTCCGGACGATCGCCGCCCGGCACGAAGCGGTCATCGCCGACCTGTGGGCGCTCCGCCAGCTCACCAACCCGCAGATGTGGTCCGCGGACCGGCTGCACTTCTCCCCCCTCGGGCACCACACCATCGCCGCCATGGTGCTCGACACCCTCGCCGTGCGGCACACCCTGCTGCCGCTGCAGCCCAAGGACCTGCCGGCGCGGAGCTGGCGGGCGGCGCGGAGCGAGGACCTGGTCTGGGCGCGCGAACACCTCATGCCCTGGGTCCTGCGGCGGCTCCGGCACCAGTCCTCCGGCGACGGCGTGATCGCGAAGCGTCCCGAGCCCGGGCCCATCTTCGGACCGGGCATGCCGCCGGGTGCCGCGGACTAG
- a CDS encoding alpha/beta hydrolase, which translates to MTEPATGTAVPSTDALTPVVLWSKPESERGGTPLLVLFHGYMADEQDLMGLADHLPADFTVVSVRAPLPAGPGYSWFPLSRELDYSVERVVESVTAVSGWLDSVRGNHSSVSLLGFSQGMAVATSLLRHRPTDFACVVGLSGFTVPSEGHAFFRDDDAAASPVQFFWGRDQEDQVITPELIEVTHAWLVKHTKLTKILYPNMFHSINQQELAHVREFLTMTVLGRR; encoded by the coding sequence ATGACTGAACCTGCCACCGGCACTGCTGTGCCCTCCACCGACGCCCTGACCCCGGTGGTCCTGTGGTCGAAGCCGGAATCCGAGCGCGGGGGCACGCCCCTGCTCGTCCTGTTCCACGGCTACATGGCCGACGAGCAGGACCTCATGGGCCTCGCCGACCACCTGCCCGCCGATTTCACCGTGGTGTCCGTCCGCGCGCCCCTGCCGGCGGGGCCGGGCTACTCCTGGTTCCCGCTCTCCCGCGAGCTCGACTACTCCGTGGAGCGCGTCGTCGAGAGTGTCACGGCGGTGTCCGGCTGGCTCGACTCCGTCCGTGGGAACCACTCCAGCGTCAGCCTCCTCGGCTTCTCCCAGGGCATGGCGGTCGCCACGTCGCTCCTGCGGCACCGGCCCACGGACTTCGCGTGCGTCGTCGGGCTCTCGGGGTTCACCGTGCCGTCGGAGGGCCATGCGTTCTTCCGTGACGACGACGCCGCAGCCTCGCCCGTGCAGTTCTTCTGGGGACGCGACCAGGAGGACCAGGTCATCACGCCGGAGCTGATCGAGGTCACGCATGCCTGGCTGGTGAAACACACGAAGCTGACGAAGATCCTCTACCCGAACATGTTCCACAGCATCAACCAGCAGGAACTGGCGCACGTCCGGGAGTTCCTCACCATGACGGTGCTCGGACGCCGCTGA
- a CDS encoding RNA-binding S4 domain-containing protein, translating to MNDDAGIAELPIRDDMIRLGQALKLASLAEDGVEAKTLIDNGLVQVNGEIEERRGRQLHAGDTVSVNGETIRISRAGA from the coding sequence ATGAACGACGACGCAGGCATCGCTGAACTGCCCATCCGCGACGACATGATCCGGCTCGGGCAGGCGCTGAAGCTCGCCTCGCTCGCGGAGGACGGCGTCGAGGCCAAGACGCTGATCGACAACGGACTCGTGCAGGTGAACGGCGAGATCGAGGAGCGCCGCGGCCGGCAGCTGCACGCCGGGGATACCGTCAGCGTCAACGGCGAGACGATCCGGATCAGCCGCGCCGGGGCGTGA
- a CDS encoding DMT family transporter: MSDAPALPPALGFPLALAAGLAIPVQGRINGALGTVLDDGIAAALISFGTGLVIMTALTLALPSARAGALQIIPSVRERRFPPFYIAAGAIGAFFVFSQSLTIGILGVALFTVATVMGQSLSGLLVDKAGIGPGGRRAATPMRVIGVVLTVLSVIWAVSPRFGAAGEVSAWLVPVLLPVAAGVLMSFQQAMNGTAALHYGTPLAATLMNFIAGTVVLLSAWLIKIALAGPGNPLPTEWWYYLGGPMGCIFIALGALLVRSLGVLLTGLCMIGGQLVGSLLLDLVVPAPGTIVVFATVAGTLLTLAAIILTTLPWPRRVRA, translated from the coding sequence GTGTCTGATGCCCCCGCGCTGCCCCCTGCCCTCGGCTTCCCGCTCGCCCTCGCTGCCGGCCTCGCGATTCCCGTCCAGGGCAGGATCAACGGCGCCCTCGGCACGGTGCTCGACGACGGGATCGCCGCGGCGCTGATCAGCTTCGGGACGGGACTCGTCATCATGACCGCCCTCACGCTCGCGCTGCCGAGCGCGCGGGCGGGAGCGCTGCAGATCATCCCGTCCGTGCGGGAGCGGCGGTTCCCGCCCTTCTACATCGCGGCCGGGGCCATCGGGGCGTTCTTCGTGTTCTCCCAGTCGCTGACCATCGGGATCCTCGGCGTCGCCCTCTTCACGGTGGCGACGGTCATGGGCCAGTCGCTCAGCGGGCTCCTCGTCGACAAGGCCGGGATCGGCCCCGGGGGCAGGCGCGCCGCCACGCCCATGCGGGTGATCGGCGTCGTGCTGACGGTCCTGTCCGTCATCTGGGCGGTGTCCCCGCGGTTCGGGGCCGCCGGCGAGGTCTCGGCCTGGCTGGTCCCGGTCCTGCTGCCCGTCGCGGCGGGTGTGCTCATGAGCTTCCAGCAGGCCATGAACGGGACGGCGGCACTCCACTACGGCACCCCGCTCGCCGCCACCCTCATGAACTTCATCGCGGGCACCGTGGTCCTGCTGTCGGCCTGGCTGATCAAGATCGCCCTCGCGGGGCCCGGCAATCCGCTGCCCACCGAGTGGTGGTACTACCTCGGCGGGCCTATGGGATGCATCTTCATCGCGCTGGGCGCGCTGCTGGTGCGCAGCCTCGGGGTCCTGCTCACGGGGCTGTGCATGATCGGTGGCCAGCTCGTGGGGTCGCTCCTCCTGGATCTCGTGGTTCCCGCGCCCGGCACCATCGTGGTGTTCGCCACGGTGGCCGGCACGCTCCTGACCCTCGCGGCGATCATCCTCACGACGCTGCCCTGGCCGCGGCGCGTCCGGGCCTAG
- a CDS encoding M28 family peptidase, translated as MTTSLPPRSRLGRSALALAGTVALVAGGSFAANAAPTFDNSNNNSSKKLRTAVTVEKVVGHLTALDAIAEANGDTRASGTEGYSDSVDYIVGKLTAAGYKPTVQPFTFPYFAELSPAVLAQTTPDGVTYGPDDVATMTFSGAGAAAGVVEAVDTTGTASATGTSGCEASDFVGFPDRAIALVQRGSCTFAVKAANAEAAGASAVVIFNTGVGANTGPVAGTLGAPDLVRIPVVGASFAAGTDLIGDGVTGRVVVDTVSENRETYNVIAETATGNPDNVVMVGAHLDSVLAGPGINDNGTGSAGILAVAEGMSKVKPENKVRFAWWGAEEEGLLGAEHYVTDLVAKDQLDSVGLYLNFDMIGSPNFGRFVYDGDNSAFPVGPGAAAGPAGSGQIEQDFHDYFASVGLASGETAFSGRSDYGPFIAEGIPAGGLFTGAEGIKTAEQAELFGGEAGAPYDACYHAACDDTNNLSIEALDQLSDAVAHLTISYAMSTVEVNGAGAPVKGKGTKDRFEGNPLGGGTESGGGLHPEHDHDHEVADR; from the coding sequence ATGACCACATCCCTACCGCCGCGCTCCCGCCTCGGGCGCTCGGCGCTGGCCCTCGCGGGCACCGTTGCCCTCGTGGCCGGAGGCAGCTTCGCGGCCAATGCAGCCCCGACCTTCGACAACAGCAACAACAACTCCTCCAAGAAACTCCGGACCGCCGTCACGGTGGAGAAGGTGGTGGGTCACCTCACCGCCCTGGACGCCATCGCCGAAGCCAACGGTGATACCCGGGCCTCCGGCACCGAGGGCTACTCCGACTCGGTCGACTACATCGTGGGCAAGCTGACCGCGGCGGGCTACAAGCCCACCGTCCAGCCCTTCACCTTCCCGTACTTCGCGGAACTCAGCCCCGCCGTGCTGGCACAGACCACGCCCGACGGCGTCACCTACGGCCCCGACGACGTGGCCACCATGACCTTCTCCGGCGCCGGTGCGGCGGCGGGGGTCGTCGAGGCCGTCGACACGACCGGCACGGCGAGCGCGACCGGCACCAGCGGCTGCGAGGCCTCCGATTTCGTCGGGTTCCCGGACAGGGCCATCGCCCTCGTCCAGCGAGGGAGCTGCACCTTCGCGGTCAAGGCCGCCAACGCCGAGGCGGCGGGCGCCAGCGCCGTCGTCATCTTCAACACCGGGGTGGGGGCGAACACCGGTCCCGTGGCCGGGACGCTCGGAGCGCCGGACCTCGTCAGAATCCCCGTCGTCGGGGCGAGCTTCGCGGCCGGCACCGACCTGATCGGCGACGGCGTGACCGGCCGCGTGGTGGTGGACACCGTCTCGGAGAACCGCGAGACGTACAACGTGATCGCCGAGACGGCCACCGGCAACCCGGACAACGTCGTGATGGTGGGGGCGCACCTGGACAGCGTCCTCGCCGGCCCGGGCATCAACGACAACGGGACGGGCAGCGCGGGCATCCTCGCCGTGGCCGAGGGCATGAGCAAGGTCAAGCCCGAGAACAAGGTCCGCTTCGCCTGGTGGGGCGCGGAGGAGGAAGGCCTGCTCGGCGCCGAGCACTACGTGACCGATCTCGTCGCGAAGGACCAGCTGGACTCCGTGGGCCTGTACCTCAATTTCGACATGATCGGCTCGCCGAACTTCGGGCGCTTCGTGTACGACGGCGACAACTCGGCCTTCCCCGTCGGCCCGGGCGCCGCAGCGGGACCCGCAGGCTCCGGGCAGATCGAGCAGGACTTCCACGACTACTTCGCCTCGGTGGGCCTGGCCTCCGGTGAGACCGCGTTCAGCGGGCGCAGCGACTACGGGCCCTTCATCGCCGAGGGCATCCCGGCCGGCGGGCTGTTCACCGGTGCCGAGGGCATCAAGACCGCCGAGCAGGCAGAGCTCTTCGGCGGCGAAGCGGGCGCTCCCTACGACGCCTGCTACCACGCGGCATGCGACGACACCAACAACCTCAGCATCGAGGCCCTCGACCAGCTGAGCGATGCCGTCGCCCACCTCACGATCAGCTACGCCATGAGCACGGTCGAGGTGAACGGCGCCGGCGCCCCGGTGAAGGGCAAGGGCACGAAGGACCGCTTCGAGGGCAACCCCCTCGGCGGCGGCACCGAGAGTGGCGGCGGGCTCCACCCGGAGCACGACCACGACCACGAGGTCGCGGACCGCTAG
- a CDS encoding glycine--tRNA ligase — MAAAKSALDPIISLAKRRGFVFQSGEIYGGSRSAWDYGPLGAEFKENIKRQWWQTMVRGREDVVGLDSAVILPRQVWEASGHVEVFSDPLVECLSCHKRYRADHLEEEYEEKKGRAPENGLKDVTCANCGTRGQWTEPQEFSGLLKTFLGPVASEEGMHYLRPETAQGIFVNFNNVLTTARKKPPFGIGQIGKSFRNEITPGNFIFRTREFEQMEMEFFVEPGTDEEWHRYWIDQRFSWYTDLGIKADNLRLFEHPLEKLSHYSKGTTDIEYRFGFSGSEWGELEGIANRTDFDLSTHSKHSGTDLGYFNQATNERYTPYVIEPAAGLTRSFMAFLVDSYTEDEAPNAKGGVDKRTVLKLDPRLAPVKAAVLPLSRNEDLSPKAKDLAAQLRKSWNIDFDDAGAIGRRYRRQDEIGTPFCITVDFETLDDQAVTIRERDSMTQERVSLDKVQGYLAERLIGA; from the coding sequence ATGGCAGCAGCCAAGTCAGCACTCGACCCCATCATCTCGCTCGCCAAGCGGCGCGGCTTCGTGTTCCAGTCGGGGGAGATCTACGGCGGTTCACGGTCTGCCTGGGATTACGGGCCCCTCGGTGCGGAGTTCAAGGAGAACATCAAGCGGCAGTGGTGGCAGACGATGGTGCGCGGCCGCGAGGACGTCGTCGGGCTCGATTCCGCCGTCATCCTGCCCCGCCAGGTCTGGGAGGCCTCCGGGCACGTCGAGGTCTTCAGCGACCCGCTGGTCGAGTGCCTCTCCTGCCACAAGCGGTACAGGGCCGACCACCTCGAGGAGGAGTACGAGGAGAAGAAGGGCCGCGCCCCGGAGAACGGGCTGAAGGACGTCACCTGCGCGAACTGCGGCACGCGGGGCCAGTGGACCGAGCCGCAGGAGTTCTCCGGACTCCTGAAGACCTTCCTCGGCCCCGTGGCCTCCGAGGAGGGCATGCACTACCTCCGCCCGGAGACCGCGCAGGGCATCTTCGTGAACTTCAACAACGTGCTCACCACGGCGCGCAAGAAGCCGCCGTTCGGGATCGGGCAGATCGGCAAGAGCTTCCGCAACGAGATCACGCCGGGCAACTTCATCTTCCGCACGCGGGAGTTCGAGCAGATGGAGATGGAGTTCTTCGTCGAGCCGGGCACCGACGAGGAGTGGCACCGGTACTGGATCGACCAGCGGTTCTCCTGGTACACCGACCTCGGCATCAAGGCCGACAACCTGCGCCTCTTCGAGCACCCGCTGGAGAAGCTGAGCCACTACTCCAAGGGCACCACGGACATCGAGTACCGCTTCGGGTTCTCCGGTTCCGAGTGGGGCGAGCTCGAGGGCATCGCGAATCGCACCGACTTCGACCTGTCCACGCACTCCAAGCACTCGGGCACCGATCTCGGCTACTTCAACCAGGCCACCAACGAGCGCTACACGCCGTACGTGATCGAGCCCGCCGCCGGCCTGACCCGCTCGTTCATGGCGTTCCTCGTGGACTCGTACACCGAGGACGAGGCACCCAACGCCAAGGGCGGCGTGGACAAGCGCACCGTGCTGAAGCTGGATCCGCGCCTCGCCCCGGTCAAGGCCGCCGTCCTGCCGCTCAGCCGCAACGAGGACCTCTCCCCGAAGGCGAAGGACCTCGCGGCCCAGCTGCGGAAGTCCTGGAACATCGACTTCGACGACGCCGGGGCCATCGGCCGCCGCTACCGCCGCCAGGACGAGATCGGCACGCCGTTCTGCATCACGGTGGACTTCGAGACCCTCGACGACCAGGCCGTCACCATCCGCGAGCGCGACAGCATGACGCAGGAGCGCGTGTCCCTCGACAAGGTGCAGGGCTACCTCGCCGAGCGCCTGATCGGCGCCTGA